One Chloroflexota bacterium genomic region harbors:
- a CDS encoding nitrilase-related carbon-nitrogen hydrolase — MARIVRAALLQAEWTGDKETMIAKHEKYAREAAKQGAQVMCFQELFYGPYFCQVQDPQYYSYTEKIPDGPTTKRMQALAKETGMVLIVPMYEEDADTAGIYYNTASVIDADGSYLGKYRKTHIPHVKGFWEKFYFRPGNLGYPVFDTKVGKVGVYICYDRHFPEGARALGLNGAELVFIPSATSRGLSEYLWRVEQVSHALANGYFVGTINRVGIEPLGDDDFYGQSYFVDPRGQFVGEVGDAHDEELIVRDLDLDQILEVRQTWQFFRDRRPDAYDDLVRP, encoded by the coding sequence ATGGCGCGCATCGTCCGGGCAGCGCTGCTGCAGGCCGAGTGGACCGGCGACAAGGAAACCATGATCGCCAAGCACGAGAAGTACGCGCGCGAAGCGGCCAAGCAGGGCGCCCAGGTCATGTGCTTCCAGGAGCTGTTCTACGGTCCCTACTTCTGCCAGGTCCAGGACCCGCAGTACTACAGCTACACCGAGAAGATCCCCGACGGGCCGACCACCAAGCGCATGCAGGCGCTGGCCAAGGAAACGGGGATGGTCCTCATCGTGCCGATGTACGAGGAGGACGCGGACACCGCCGGCATCTACTACAACACCGCATCGGTCATCGATGCCGACGGTTCGTACCTGGGGAAGTACCGCAAGACCCACATCCCCCACGTCAAGGGCTTCTGGGAGAAGTTCTACTTCCGTCCCGGGAACCTGGGGTACCCCGTGTTCGATACCAAGGTCGGCAAGGTGGGGGTCTACATCTGTTACGACCGCCACTTCCCGGAGGGCGCGCGAGCGTTGGGCCTGAACGGCGCCGAGCTGGTGTTCATCCCGTCGGCAACGTCCCGCGGCCTGTCGGAGTACCTGTGGCGGGTCGAGCAGGTCAGCCATGCGCTGGCGAACGGGTATTTCGTGGGCACCATCAACCGGGTCGGGATCGAACCGCTGGGGGATGACGACTTCTACGGCCAGTCGTACTTCGTGGATCCGCGCGGCCAGTTCGTGGGCGAAGTCGGGGATGCGCACGATGAGGAGCTGATCGTCCGCGACCTGGACCTCGACCAGATCCTCGAGGTGCGCCAGACCTGGCAGTTCTTCCGCGATCGCCGGCCGGACGCCTACGACGACCTCGTCCGCCCGTAG
- a CDS encoding AAA family ATPase yields the protein MPWSRPAKIAFIGSHSVRKTNAVHAFASTVGRAGRSVEVGRELIRFNPLGLNEGATPEAQLWVLMAQVQQELELRGRADILVTDRSVVDNFAYFLRVTDGADPFGVEPLVRRWAQTYDLFVRLLPDVALLPDGVRSTSDAFRDEIEAILDRIIPTYVSTDRYFRLPASQVTEAYDWWALAERLAQLVGQPLRDPVQA from the coding sequence GTGCCCTGGAGCCGCCCGGCCAAGATCGCGTTTATCGGCTCGCACTCGGTGCGCAAGACGAATGCGGTCCATGCCTTTGCCAGCACCGTGGGCCGCGCCGGACGCTCCGTCGAGGTAGGCCGCGAGCTCATCCGCTTCAACCCGCTGGGCCTCAACGAGGGCGCCACGCCGGAGGCCCAGTTGTGGGTCCTGATGGCCCAGGTCCAGCAGGAGCTGGAGCTCCGGGGCCGGGCCGACATCCTGGTCACCGACCGCAGCGTGGTCGACAACTTCGCGTACTTCCTGCGCGTCACCGATGGCGCCGATCCGTTCGGGGTGGAACCTCTCGTCCGGCGCTGGGCTCAGACGTATGACCTGTTCGTGCGGCTGCTCCCCGACGTCGCGCTCCTCCCCGATGGCGTCCGCTCCACCAGCGACGCGTTCCGCGACGAGATCGAGGCCATCCTGGACAGGATCATCCCCACCTACGTCTCCACGGACCGATATTTCCGGCTCCCCGCCAGCCAGGTGACCGAGGCCTACGACTGGTGGGCACTCGCCGAACGCCTGGCTCAGCTTGTGGGCCAGCCCCTCCGCGACCCGGTCCAGGCATAG
- a CDS encoding FGLLP motif-containing membrane protein, translated as MIAARLLLAVALVALISAFLNPNLSLSLEGLAVYLGFLLAIGIVLISLEFPGLVLHRRLAGETGRLRVLPWAIVIAAVFVLVSRVVQLQPGYLYGVVLGVIFMQSVSQRDEGREAAAGAAWTLVVAVVAWWGLGWVRTAGLPEGDLGRIVVETALAAVVVAGLEAVAFGLMPFRFMPGWVVYRWRRPVWAVLFGLSVFGFIHILIGPNTGYLSDLSVPALIAALGVFALFGAFSILFWAYFRFRPARREDQIQG; from the coding sequence GTGATCGCTGCCCGCCTCCTGTTGGCCGTTGCCCTGGTGGCGCTGATCAGCGCCTTCCTGAACCCCAACCTGTCCCTCAGCCTCGAGGGCCTGGCCGTCTACCTCGGCTTCCTCCTCGCGATCGGGATTGTCCTGATCAGCCTTGAGTTCCCCGGCCTGGTCCTCCACCGCCGCCTGGCCGGTGAGACGGGCCGCCTGCGGGTCCTGCCCTGGGCCATCGTCATCGCGGCCGTCTTCGTGCTCGTCTCGAGGGTCGTCCAACTCCAGCCCGGCTACCTCTACGGCGTGGTCCTGGGCGTGATCTTCATGCAGTCGGTGTCCCAGCGCGACGAGGGTCGGGAAGCTGCCGCCGGTGCGGCCTGGACCTTGGTGGTGGCCGTGGTCGCCTGGTGGGGGTTGGGCTGGGTGCGAACCGCGGGGCTCCCGGAAGGCGACCTGGGTCGGATCGTCGTCGAGACGGCGCTGGCGGCGGTGGTGGTCGCCGGCCTCGAGGCGGTGGCCTTTGGCCTGATGCCCTTCCGGTTCATGCCGGGCTGGGTGGTTTACCGATGGCGTCGGCCGGTGTGGGCGGTCCTCTTCGGCCTGTCCGTGTTCGGCTTCATTCACATCCTGATCGGCCCCAACACCGGCTACCTGTCCGACCTGTCGGTCCCAGCGTTGATCGCGGCCCTCGGCGTTTTCGCGCTGTTCGGCGCCTTCTCGATTCTCTTCTGGGCCTACTTCAGATTCCGCCCCGCCCGCCGTGAGGACCAAATCCAGGGCTGA
- a CDS encoding aminotransferase class III-fold pyridoxal phosphate-dependent enzyme, whose translation MTVTPTRRLTAEEVVALNREYTFFSWSAQAKINPIAIDHGEGIYFWDPDGKRYIDFNSQLMSVNIGHGDKRVADAISEQAHQLAFAAPQFATEVRGRLGELLATLTPGNLNKFFFTLGGSEANENALRLARITTGRQKVIAHHRSYHGATAGSISVTGDPRRWANEPGVPGVIRVLDPWRWGQTEPEPVDRQLEYLEEVIQYEGPHTIAAFILETVTGTNGVLIPPDGYLQGIRELCTRHGILMICDEVMAGFGRTGRWFAVDHWDVVPDLLTMAKGLTSSYLPLGAVAMTPELAEYFDDRVYYGGLTYSAHPVSCAAAIAAVGVLRDDDLVGNAARLGVVMHELLTDLQARHPSVGTTRNIGLFGVIELIRNRQTMEPMTAFNASSPEMAALDARLRADGLYTMQHWHQVFTNPPLCITEEQLREGFAIIDRALEVTDAAVA comes from the coding sequence ATGACCGTCACGCCCACCCGCCGGTTGACCGCCGAGGAGGTCGTCGCGCTCAACCGGGAGTACACCTTCTTCAGCTGGTCGGCCCAGGCCAAGATCAATCCCATCGCCATCGACCATGGCGAGGGGATCTATTTCTGGGATCCGGACGGCAAGCGCTACATCGATTTCAACAGCCAGCTGATGAGCGTCAACATCGGTCATGGCGACAAGCGGGTGGCGGACGCAATTTCGGAGCAGGCCCATCAGCTGGCATTCGCTGCCCCTCAGTTCGCGACCGAAGTCCGGGGCAGGCTGGGCGAGCTGCTGGCCACCCTGACCCCGGGCAACCTCAACAAGTTCTTCTTCACCCTGGGCGGGTCGGAAGCCAACGAGAACGCTCTGCGCCTGGCGCGGATCACTACCGGGCGGCAGAAGGTCATCGCCCACCATCGGTCGTACCACGGCGCCACGGCAGGCTCAATCAGCGTGACCGGCGACCCTCGCCGCTGGGCCAACGAACCAGGCGTCCCGGGCGTGATCCGGGTCCTCGACCCGTGGCGCTGGGGCCAGACCGAGCCGGAGCCGGTTGATCGCCAGCTGGAGTACCTGGAGGAGGTCATCCAGTACGAGGGTCCGCACACCATCGCGGCCTTCATCCTGGAGACGGTCACCGGCACCAACGGCGTCCTGATCCCGCCCGACGGCTACCTGCAGGGCATCCGCGAACTGTGCACCCGGCACGGGATCCTGATGATCTGCGACGAGGTGATGGCCGGCTTCGGCCGCACCGGACGCTGGTTCGCGGTCGACCACTGGGACGTGGTCCCCGACCTGCTAACCATGGCCAAGGGCCTGACCAGCTCGTACCTGCCGCTGGGGGCGGTGGCCATGACGCCGGAGCTCGCCGAATACTTCGACGACCGCGTCTACTACGGCGGATTGACCTACTCCGCCCACCCGGTCAGCTGCGCGGCTGCCATCGCCGCGGTGGGCGTCCTGCGCGACGACGACCTGGTGGGCAATGCGGCCCGCCTGGGCGTGGTCATGCACGAGCTGCTGACCGATCTGCAGGCGCGCCACCCGAGTGTGGGCACCACCCGCAACATCGGCCTGTTCGGGGTAATCGAGCTGATCCGCAACAGGCAGACCATGGAGCCGATGACCGCCTTCAACGCCTCGTCCCCAGAGATGGCCGCCCTCGACGCCCGGCTGCGAGCGGACGGCCTGTACACCATGCAGCACTGGCACCAGGTCTTCACTAATCCCCCCCTGTGCATCACCGAGGAGCAGCTGCGCGAGGGCTTCGCGATCATCGATCGCGCCCTCGAGGTGACCGATGCCGCGGTCGCCTGA
- a CDS encoding ABC transporter permease subunit produces the protein MTAGPGTGSPRLSRRRRLTFFLLFIVGLIALWEGTKLLGGDPYRIDGEVVWTPPMDIGMASDVNMPHFWVIFERLFQPLTSGAEQTLAGYLFDQAVYTLRSAFIGFTLGGLLGIGLAVAFVHFGLIERAFVPYVVASQTIPIIALAPLIVYLVGQNVTSVVIVATYLSFFPVTIAMLRGLRSPDPRALELMRSYAASRRAVLWKVRFPASLPYLMTALKITATASIVGAIVGEGSGSLQAGLGRALVFFSQQYTVAPEKLWGAILFSSAVGIVCFGLVRLVELRVVRAQPGVEL, from the coding sequence ATGACCGCCGGGCCAGGTACTGGATCGCCGCGACTCAGCCGGCGCAGGAGGCTGACCTTCTTCCTGCTGTTCATCGTCGGGTTGATCGCGCTGTGGGAGGGGACCAAGCTGCTGGGCGGCGACCCGTACCGGATCGACGGGGAGGTCGTCTGGACGCCCCCGATGGACATCGGCATGGCCAGCGACGTCAACATGCCGCACTTCTGGGTGATCTTCGAGCGCCTCTTTCAGCCGTTGACCTCGGGCGCTGAGCAGACCCTGGCCGGTTATCTCTTCGACCAGGCCGTGTACACCCTCCGCTCCGCGTTCATCGGCTTCACCCTCGGGGGCCTGCTGGGAATCGGGCTGGCGGTGGCCTTCGTCCACTTCGGGCTCATCGAGCGTGCGTTTGTCCCCTATGTCGTCGCCAGCCAGACGATCCCCATCATCGCCCTCGCCCCGCTCATCGTGTACCTGGTTGGGCAGAACGTGACGAGCGTCGTCATCGTGGCCACCTACCTGAGCTTCTTCCCGGTGACGATCGCCATGCTCCGCGGCCTTCGCTCCCCGGACCCGCGGGCGCTGGAGCTGATGCGCTCGTATGCCGCGTCCCGGAGGGCGGTGCTCTGGAAGGTGCGGTTCCCGGCCTCGCTGCCCTACCTGATGACGGCCTTGAAGATCACCGCCACGGCCAGCATCGTGGGCGCCATCGTGGGCGAGGGATCTGGCAGCCTCCAGGCCGGGCTGGGGCGGGCCCTGGTGTTCTTCTCCCAGCAGTACACGGTCGCTCCGGAGAAGCTGTGGGGAGCGATCCTGTTCTCCTCCGCGGTCGGGATCGTCTGTTTCGGGCTCGTGCGCCTCGTTGAGCTCCGGGTGGTGCGGGCGCAGCCCGGCGTGGAGCTCTGA
- a CDS encoding ABC transporter ATP-binding protein, which translates to MTASAPEAPVVRLTGVSKAFGVTGSSAATPTVALSDISLDIHRGEFVSLIGPSGCGKSTLLRLVGDLTEPTGGTVQVNGKPAGQARLDRDYGMVFQSPTLFDWRTVEENVRLPLELFGYDKAAKTERTSEMLELVRLTDFARHRPYQLSGGMQQRVAIARALAFSPSLLLMDEPFGALDEMTRERMNSEVLSIWARTGITVIFVTHSIPEAVFLSSRVAVMSARPGRITRVVDVDLPRPRGLATRESPAYFSFITEVREALRAGEGTETDLASAERTAAEGLIG; encoded by the coding sequence ATGACCGCGAGCGCGCCAGAGGCACCCGTTGTTCGGCTGACGGGCGTCAGCAAGGCATTCGGTGTCACCGGATCGTCCGCTGCGACGCCAACCGTGGCCCTGAGCGACATCAGCCTGGACATCCATCGCGGCGAGTTCGTCTCGCTGATCGGTCCGTCCGGCTGCGGCAAGTCGACCCTCCTCCGCCTGGTCGGCGACCTCACCGAGCCAACCGGTGGCACCGTCCAGGTCAACGGCAAGCCGGCCGGCCAGGCCCGCCTCGACCGCGATTACGGGATGGTGTTCCAATCCCCCACCCTGTTCGACTGGCGGACCGTGGAGGAGAACGTCCGTCTCCCGCTCGAGCTGTTCGGCTACGACAAGGCGGCGAAGACCGAGCGAACGAGCGAGATGCTCGAGCTGGTCAGGCTGACCGATTTCGCCCGCCATCGCCCCTACCAGCTGTCGGGCGGCATGCAGCAGCGGGTGGCCATCGCCCGAGCACTGGCCTTTTCCCCATCCCTGCTGCTCATGGACGAGCCCTTCGGGGCCCTGGATGAGATGACCCGCGAGCGAATGAACTCCGAGGTGCTGAGCATCTGGGCCCGGACCGGGATCACAGTCATCTTCGTCACGCACTCCATCCCAGAGGCGGTGTTCCTGTCGAGTCGGGTCGCGGTCATGAGCGCCCGTCCGGGTCGCATCACCCGGGTCGTGGACGTCGACCTGCCCCGCCCGCGGGGATTGGCGACGCGCGAAAGCCCCGCGTATTTCTCCTTCATCACCGAGGTGCGCGAGGCACTCCGTGCCGGGGAGGGAACCGAGACCGATCTCGCCTCCGCCGAGCGAACGGCGGCCGAAGGGCTCATCGGCTAG
- a CDS encoding ABC transporter permease, translated as MDALRRYLPAALILVGVLVAWEVGVQVSGVQGFILPAPSAIWAALVENWTEAYAILPAARVTLFEAMGGLILGTVLGVITAFVVSRFPASRDTVLPLAIAINAIPIIAFAPVANNWFGILSPLSKMAIAAALVYFPIMINVLRGLTQVEASALELMRSYAAGPTAVTRKVRVPNALPFFLTGLKVATTLSLIGAVVGEYFGGLSATLGRVVVAAASELRFDVTWAAILIVSLIGIVLYLGVVVLERLLIPWHPSVRGERPA; from the coding sequence ATGGATGCCCTGCGCCGATATCTCCCAGCCGCGCTCATCCTCGTCGGTGTCCTGGTGGCGTGGGAGGTCGGGGTCCAGGTCTCCGGGGTGCAGGGATTCATCCTTCCGGCCCCCTCCGCCATCTGGGCCGCCCTGGTCGAGAACTGGACCGAGGCCTACGCCATCCTGCCCGCCGCCCGAGTGACGCTCTTCGAGGCCATGGGCGGCCTCATCCTGGGTACGGTCCTGGGCGTTATCACCGCGTTTGTCGTGTCGCGCTTCCCGGCGTCCCGCGACACCGTGCTGCCGCTGGCGATCGCGATCAACGCCATCCCGATCATCGCCTTCGCTCCTGTCGCGAACAACTGGTTCGGGATCCTGAGTCCGCTCTCGAAGATGGCCATCGCGGCCGCCCTCGTCTACTTCCCGATCATGATCAACGTCCTGCGTGGCCTGACCCAGGTGGAGGCGTCGGCCCTCGAGCTGATGCGCTCCTACGCCGCCGGGCCGACGGCCGTCACGCGCAAGGTCCGCGTCCCCAACGCCCTGCCGTTCTTCCTCACCGGACTCAAGGTGGCGACCACCCTGAGTCTGATCGGTGCGGTCGTTGGCGAGTACTTCGGTGGCCTGTCGGCCACCCTCGGCCGGGTCGTGGTGGCGGCGGCCAGCGAGCTGCGGTTCGATGTGACCTGGGCGGCCATCCTGATCGTGTCGTTGATCGGGATCGTCCTGTACCTGGGGGTCGTCGTGCTTGAGCGTCTGCTCATCCCCTGGCATCCATCGGTGCGAGGCGAGAGACCAGCCTGA
- a CDS encoding ABC transporter substrate-binding protein, whose amino-acid sequence MRVLRVFAALGFSALLLAACQPSASESPTGNGTEPSADESQITYEPASVRLQLQWTDQAQFAGYYAAVEQGYYDDVALTVEILAGGGTIVPQQVGSAPDGPEFTIAWMPKVLEAREADSDLVHLAQIFQRSATLSVAWADSGITEVSDWEGKRIGAWPFGNELEVLASAPILADLADGVDFTRVEQDFDMNELIAAQDGCAASDQDCVDVAEAMIYNEWAQLLETTDPNTGELFQPDQFTVFDYNDLGTAMLQDGLWARQSWLEEGNNEEVTMRFLQASFRGWMYCRDNPDDCVQYSVDRGSIWGRGHLAWMMNEINKLVWPAPDGIGALDQDVLAQTVDTATAAGILAGAPDDAAFRSDLREAALAGIDGDTTGADWEAPVVEITPAGE is encoded by the coding sequence ATGAGGGTTTTACGTGTCTTTGCGGCGCTGGGATTCAGCGCCTTGCTGCTCGCGGCTTGTCAGCCGAGCGCGAGCGAGAGCCCAACGGGGAACGGCACTGAACCGAGTGCCGACGAGAGCCAGATCACCTACGAGCCGGCCAGCGTGCGGCTCCAGCTGCAGTGGACAGACCAGGCCCAGTTCGCCGGCTACTACGCGGCGGTCGAGCAGGGCTACTACGACGACGTTGCCCTGACGGTGGAGATCCTCGCTGGCGGCGGGACCATCGTTCCGCAGCAGGTGGGATCGGCCCCGGATGGCCCGGAGTTCACGATCGCCTGGATGCCGAAGGTGCTCGAGGCGCGCGAGGCTGATTCAGACCTCGTCCACCTGGCGCAGATCTTCCAGCGCTCCGCCACCCTCTCGGTGGCATGGGCCGACAGCGGCATCACCGAGGTGTCCGACTGGGAGGGCAAGCGCATCGGCGCCTGGCCGTTCGGCAACGAGCTGGAGGTCCTGGCCTCGGCCCCGATCCTGGCCGACCTGGCCGACGGCGTGGACTTCACCCGAGTCGAGCAGGACTTCGACATGAACGAGCTCATCGCGGCCCAGGATGGGTGCGCGGCGAGCGACCAGGACTGCGTCGACGTCGCCGAGGCGATGATCTACAACGAGTGGGCGCAGCTGCTGGAAACGACCGACCCGAACACCGGCGAGCTGTTCCAGCCGGACCAGTTCACCGTCTTCGACTACAACGACCTCGGCACTGCCATGCTGCAGGACGGGCTGTGGGCCCGACAGTCGTGGCTGGAGGAGGGGAACAACGAGGAAGTCACGATGCGCTTCCTGCAGGCATCGTTCCGTGGCTGGATGTACTGCCGCGACAATCCCGATGACTGCGTCCAGTACTCCGTGGACCGGGGCAGCATCTGGGGTCGGGGCCACCTGGCCTGGATGATGAACGAGATCAACAAGCTGGTCTGGCCGGCGCCGGACGGCATTGGTGCGCTGGACCAGGACGTCCTGGCCCAGACCGTCGACACGGCCACCGCGGCGGGGATCCTCGCCGGGGCTCCCGACGACGCGGCGTTCCGCTCCGACCTGCGCGAGGCGGCCCTCGCCGGGATCGACGGCGACACGACCGGCGCCGACTGGGAGGCTCCCGTGGTGGAGATCACCCCCGCCGGCGAGTAA
- a CDS encoding cation:proton antiporter yields MDHLAGVLFQLFVLLAAAKVGDEIFKRLGQPTLVGEILAGVIVGPALLGWYSITPETELFAQIGAVLLLFEVGVHTRVGDLVRVGGTAFTVAVLGVILPFLGGFAVASALDLPLEGRVFLAAALTATSVGITSRTLDHLGALQTVSGRIVLGAAIIDDVLAMLIVAVAVGMASGGVDSGEILVTLGLAAAFIVIVVVAGAGILSRRPSILTAPRFAETPFLPGMIVMLGLAALSAAIGLAAIIGAFLAGMVVGESAERDALENETAPVAAFFTPFFFGFVGAQIDLTVFGSGATVALLVGITALAVVTKFAGSFLGALRTGRHRAALIGWAMVPRGEVEIIVAGLALAAGAFGPDLYLVVVGMVVITSLLVPPLMPRLVRRAEPDAASPPVVT; encoded by the coding sequence GTGGATCACCTCGCAGGGGTTCTGTTCCAGCTCTTCGTCCTGCTGGCCGCGGCCAAGGTCGGCGACGAGATCTTCAAGCGCCTGGGCCAGCCGACCCTGGTGGGGGAGATCCTGGCCGGGGTGATCGTGGGTCCGGCGCTGCTGGGCTGGTACAGCATTACCCCTGAGACCGAGCTGTTTGCGCAGATCGGCGCCGTCCTCCTGCTGTTCGAGGTGGGGGTTCACACCCGCGTTGGCGATCTGGTCCGGGTCGGGGGAACGGCTTTCACAGTGGCGGTCCTGGGCGTGATCCTGCCCTTCCTGGGCGGATTCGCGGTGGCCAGCGCCCTGGACCTGCCGCTGGAGGGGCGCGTGTTCCTGGCCGCGGCCCTGACCGCCACATCGGTGGGCATCACCTCCCGCACGCTGGACCACCTTGGCGCGCTGCAGACCGTTTCCGGGCGGATCGTGCTGGGGGCGGCCATCATCGACGACGTGCTGGCCATGCTGATCGTGGCCGTGGCGGTGGGCATGGCGAGCGGCGGCGTGGATTCGGGGGAGATCCTGGTCACCCTGGGGCTCGCGGCCGCGTTCATCGTTATCGTGGTTGTGGCGGGCGCCGGCATCCTGTCCCGCCGCCCGTCGATCCTGACCGCGCCGCGCTTCGCCGAGACGCCGTTCCTGCCGGGCATGATCGTCATGCTCGGGCTTGCCGCGCTCAGCGCGGCCATTGGCCTGGCGGCCATCATCGGCGCATTCCTGGCCGGCATGGTGGTGGGGGAGTCCGCCGAGCGTGACGCGCTGGAGAACGAGACAGCACCCGTGGCGGCCTTCTTCACACCGTTCTTCTTCGGGTTCGTCGGCGCTCAGATCGACCTGACCGTTTTCGGCTCCGGTGCGACCGTCGCGCTGCTGGTGGGAATCACGGCCCTGGCGGTGGTCACCAAGTTCGCCGGCTCGTTCCTGGGCGCACTGCGGACGGGGCGCCACCGGGCCGCGCTCATCGGCTGGGCCATGGTCCCGCGTGGGGAGGTCGAGATCATCGTGGCCGGGCTGGCTCTGGCAGCCGGGGCATTTGGGCCGGATCTCTACCTGGTGGTGGTAGGGATGGTCGTCATCACCAGCCTTCTGGTCCCGCCCCTCATGCCGCGGCTGGTCCGCCGCGCGGAACCGGACGCCGCTTCGCCTCCGGTCGTGACATAG
- a CDS encoding HAD family hydrolase: MTHGGNRWVVFDVGETLVDETRVWGMWADVVGVPRLTFMALLGAVIARGGAHPEVFAAVGSPHWERHRDQLEAAYGGFREEDLYPDVRPTLAAMRADGYRLAIFGNQPAHRTSELRALDLPAEVIAMSEEMGVAKPAPAYFRRVLELLGDPDPASVAHVGDRVDNDVIPAMTAGFRSIWIRRGPWGLIQRLPDGARPAAVIDSLAELGAHLEEAFAALPPAPTSV, encoded by the coding sequence ATGACTCATGGTGGCAACCGATGGGTGGTCTTTGACGTCGGCGAGACGCTCGTCGATGAAACCCGGGTGTGGGGAATGTGGGCCGACGTCGTCGGCGTGCCCCGGTTGACGTTCATGGCCCTCCTGGGCGCAGTCATTGCCCGCGGGGGCGCGCACCCGGAGGTGTTCGCGGCCGTTGGCTCGCCGCACTGGGAGCGGCATCGCGACCAGCTGGAAGCGGCCTACGGCGGCTTCCGCGAGGAGGACCTGTATCCCGACGTGCGGCCCACCCTGGCCGCGATGCGCGCGGACGGATATCGGCTGGCGATCTTCGGCAACCAGCCTGCCCATCGCACCTCGGAGCTGCGGGCGCTGGACCTGCCGGCCGAGGTGATCGCGATGTCGGAGGAGATGGGGGTTGCCAAGCCCGCGCCCGCCTACTTCCGCCGCGTCCTCGAGCTGCTGGGTGACCCGGATCCGGCTTCGGTGGCCCACGTGGGAGATCGGGTCGACAACGACGTCATCCCGGCCATGACCGCCGGCTTCCGATCGATCTGGATCCGGCGCGGTCCATGGGGCTTGATCCAACGTCTCCCAGATGGCGCGCGACCGGCTGCGGTGATCGACTCGCTGGCCGAGCTCGGTGCCCACCTCGAAGAGGCCTTTGCGGCCTTGCCGCCCGCGCCGACATCGGTCTAG
- a CDS encoding ATP-binding cassette domain-containing protein — MTLVVDSITKRFGEIVALDGVSFSAEPGRIFGLLGANGAGKTTSMRIVLDILRADSGTVTWQGRANTEVPRRTWGYLPEERGLYLQMTVMEVLRFFAALYGVPGREATADVEDWLERFRIPDYRDRKVQELSKGNQQKIQFIAAILHDPDVLIMDEPFNGLDPVNVQLLKEAFLEMRGRGKALIFSTHQMETVEELCESIVIVDQGRVVVAGHVRDVKRAMGRQVVRLAAEGVNGTDGLAWVEQMPGVSLTRRGEDYLELHVRTGTDPASLLQAALERGERVTRFEITDPSLEEVFIEHVGRPAEFAEERHLAPGQTRDGAPKEGP, encoded by the coding sequence ATGACCCTGGTCGTCGACAGCATCACCAAGCGCTTCGGCGAGATCGTGGCCCTGGACGGGGTCAGCTTCTCCGCCGAGCCGGGCCGCATCTTCGGCCTGCTGGGGGCCAACGGGGCGGGCAAGACGACCAGCATGCGGATCGTGCTGGACATTCTCCGCGCCGATTCGGGGACGGTCACCTGGCAGGGGCGCGCCAACACCGAGGTCCCGCGCCGGACGTGGGGCTACCTGCCCGAAGAGCGCGGGCTGTACCTCCAGATGACGGTGATGGAGGTGCTCCGCTTCTTCGCCGCCCTGTACGGCGTGCCGGGCCGCGAGGCCACCGCGGACGTGGAGGACTGGCTGGAGCGCTTCCGGATCCCGGACTACCGCGACCGCAAGGTCCAGGAGCTGTCCAAGGGCAACCAGCAGAAGATCCAGTTCATCGCGGCCATCCTCCACGACCCCGACGTCCTGATCATGGACGAGCCGTTCAACGGCCTGGACCCGGTCAACGTCCAGCTGTTGAAGGAGGCGTTCCTCGAGATGCGCGGCCGGGGCAAGGCGCTCATCTTCTCCACCCACCAGATGGAGACGGTCGAGGAGCTGTGCGAGTCGATCGTGATCGTTGACCAGGGGCGGGTGGTGGTGGCCGGCCACGTTCGCGACGTCAAGCGGGCCATGGGCCGCCAGGTCGTCCGACTGGCCGCCGAGGGCGTGAACGGTACCGATGGGCTGGCGTGGGTCGAGCAGATGCCCGGCGTCAGCCTTACCCGGCGCGGCGAGGACTACCTGGAGCTTCATGTCCGGACCGGTACCGATCCCGCCTCGCTGCTGCAGGCCGCACTGGAGCGCGGCGAGCGCGTGACGCGCTTCGAGATCACCGATCCGTCGCTCGAGGAGGTGTTCATCGAGCACGTTGGCCGCCCGGCCGAGTTTGCCGAGGAGCGGCATCTGGCGCCGGGGCAGACGCGGGACGGCGCTCCGAAGGAAGGGCCGTGA